One part of the Vicia villosa cultivar HV-30 ecotype Madison, WI linkage group LG6, Vvil1.0, whole genome shotgun sequence genome encodes these proteins:
- the LOC131611458 gene encoding late embryogenesis abundant protein 6-like has protein sequence MQAVKDKLQDMNAMRKAKAEAKAEEKAEKEIMQARKDIAKEVRLAKEAEAAMDLHVTKAGERAEKEIEKHAPIDRNANSADQADSMQPPSDNPTYTAM, from the exons atgcaGGCTGTAAAAGATAAGCTCCAAGACATGAATGCCATGCGCAAGGCCAAAGCAGAAGCAAAGGCCGAGGAAAag GCGGAGAAGGAAATTATGCAAGCCAGAAAGGACATAGCTAAGGAGGTTAGATTGGCAAAAGAAGCTGAAGCCGCTATGGACTTACATGTGACAAAAGCAGGAGAAAGAGCTGAGAAAGAAATAGAAAAGCATGCACCCATTGATCGAAATGCAAATTCAGCAGATCAAGCTGATTCAATGCAACCTCCATCAGATAATCCCACATACACAGCTATGTGA